From Natrinema amylolyticum, the proteins below share one genomic window:
- a CDS encoding proteasome assembly chaperone family protein, producing the protein MDELEIDAVAEVELDDPVLVEGLPGVGHVGTLAVEHLLEELEGESTLVRRIYSREFPPQVSVEDGVSELTCAEIYAVDVPEGRDLLLLTGDHQAQSNAGHYTLTDAFLDIAEEFGATEVYALGGVPTGELIEEYAVVGAVSDESMLEELEDAGVEFREDEPAGGIVGVSGLLLGLGDRRGFEATCLMGETSGYLVDPKSARAVLEVLEDVLGFEVEYESLDERADEMEEVIGKIQEMEQQQQMDVPTDDDLRYIG; encoded by the coding sequence TCGACGCAGTCGCCGAGGTCGAACTGGACGACCCCGTCCTCGTCGAGGGGTTGCCGGGCGTCGGGCACGTCGGCACCCTCGCGGTCGAGCACTTACTCGAGGAACTCGAGGGCGAGAGCACGCTCGTCCGACGGATCTATTCTCGGGAGTTCCCGCCGCAGGTGAGCGTCGAGGACGGCGTCTCGGAGCTGACCTGTGCGGAGATCTACGCCGTCGACGTTCCCGAGGGCCGCGATCTCCTCCTCCTGACCGGTGATCATCAGGCCCAGAGCAACGCGGGTCACTACACGCTGACCGACGCGTTCCTCGATATCGCCGAGGAGTTCGGCGCGACCGAGGTGTACGCGCTCGGCGGCGTCCCGACCGGCGAACTCATCGAGGAGTACGCCGTCGTCGGAGCCGTCAGCGACGAATCGATGCTCGAGGAACTCGAGGACGCGGGCGTCGAGTTCCGCGAAGACGAGCCTGCCGGCGGTATCGTCGGCGTCTCGGGTCTCCTGCTCGGACTCGGCGATCGCCGCGGCTTCGAGGCGACTTGCCTGATGGGCGAGACCAGCGGCTATCTCGTGGACCCCAAGAGCGCCCGCGCGGTGCTCGAGGTGCTCGAGGACGTGCTCGGCTTCGAGGTTGAGTACGAGTCTCTGGACGAGCGGGCCGACGAGATGGAGGAGGTCATCGGCAAGATCCAGGAGATGGAGCAACAACAGCAGATGGACGTGCCGACGGACGACGATCTGCGGTATATCGGCTGA
- a CDS encoding winged helix-turn-helix transcriptional regulator gives MVDVLDNKRAATRFRILVQIAERQPAVSQGEIAGEVGVTSQAVSEYIRELVDDGLVEKEGRSRYRVTREGVDWLFRAADDVRRFADHVTGDVLGAMSEDAYIATEDIEEGETVSLTVRDGLLHATPGSDGPATGIATTDAEAGTDVGVTSFEGVMELDPGSVTVLQVPSIRTGGSRAIDDETVTEACADADIVVAAGVEAVVACRQADTDPDVTFAVGDVAADAANHGLEVTAVATTDAVGRVTDALRDADVSYEVLEG, from the coding sequence ATGGTCGACGTCCTCGACAACAAGCGGGCCGCGACGCGGTTCCGGATCCTCGTCCAGATCGCCGAGCGCCAGCCCGCAGTCAGCCAGGGGGAGATCGCCGGGGAGGTCGGCGTGACGAGCCAGGCCGTCAGCGAGTACATCCGCGAACTCGTCGACGACGGCCTCGTCGAGAAGGAAGGCCGATCGCGCTATCGCGTCACCCGCGAGGGCGTCGACTGGCTCTTCCGGGCGGCCGACGACGTCCGCCGGTTCGCCGACCACGTCACCGGCGACGTGCTCGGTGCGATGAGCGAGGACGCCTACATCGCGACCGAGGACATCGAGGAAGGTGAGACCGTCTCGCTGACGGTCAGAGACGGCCTCCTCCACGCCACGCCGGGCAGCGACGGTCCCGCGACCGGCATCGCGACGACCGACGCCGAGGCCGGGACCGACGTCGGCGTCACCAGTTTCGAGGGCGTCATGGAACTCGATCCCGGCTCCGTCACCGTCCTGCAGGTCCCCTCGATCCGCACCGGCGGGAGCCGCGCAATCGACGATGAAACCGTCACCGAAGCCTGCGCCGACGCCGACATCGTGGTCGCCGCCGGCGTCGAGGCCGTCGTCGCCTGTCGGCAGGCGGACACCGATCCCGACGTCACCTTCGCCGTCGGCGACGTCGCGGCCGACGCCGCGAATCACGGCCTCGAGGTCACCGCCGTCGCCACGACCGACGCCGTCGGCCGAGTCACCGACGCGCTCCGGGACGCCGACGTCTCCTACGAAGTGCTCGAGGGCTGA